A window of the Microplitis mediator isolate UGA2020A chromosome 5, iyMicMedi2.1, whole genome shotgun sequence genome harbors these coding sequences:
- the LOC130667760 gene encoding KH domain-containing protein akap-1 isoform X2 encodes MWCLSGNYFFAFNIFAQKRLPWTPIMSVKNLQLMKWSFPALALIIGFFWYKRRGVDRVDPGGISKSDKKSLTTTTTTSTAKESNGEINTPKNNNLSLYDSGIHVEDSFSSINTLSQVSLKESVVICSPRKVSESLDIPMKKSDSMSMSMSMRSRKSSGNSLPWYEDVEDLPEMKGIVLGSNPKSSNFDLMIRKKPPVILENIEDNNNTSSEVISEQVIVSKVTSVVEQEQVENKILEKEGKIEVEVEELEQTVVATPQMRSRSISIETCDKTNDTVSTTDEGKTGQALSERDSANHSPVSGVLDGSVNDDIRSEGSTDSGKGGSINGKVSKTNDKIFYEFIIPEKYVGKLIGRQGYSIKNLNDQANVNIAIDFHPTEEDMRLCIIEGLSENITRALDLIRQKFPKKTYSDLSFEQVNITTSPEEITWVPELMQLQLVEGLNNDVLVCHILQPNRLFIQLPTHPTYPTLRLLDYNMTQFYSTVESPHVPDQLTRGMIVVAHWYEKWVRAFVEEPDAEGLKHVVRLVDHGGFWEFSSSEMRQITSEFLTLPFQTLEVNIAHVKPVAGEWSKDAYDVVAHLCSNCISQAQIEGYLDTEVFISLYITLPKYGVISLADELIARGYAESVSFEDLVTEQ; translated from the exons ATGTGGTGTCTGTCCGGTAATTATTTCTTTG cttttaacaTTTTTGCACAAAAACGGCTACCGTGGACACCAATCATGTCTGTCAAAAATTTGCAATTAATGAAGTGGAGTTTTCCAGCACTCGCTCTTATCATTGGGTTTTTTTGGTACAAACGTCGAGGAGTAGATCGAGTTGACCCCGGTGGGATATCCAAGTCggataaaaaatcattaacaacaacaacaacaacatcaaCAGCTAAAGAATCAAACGGTGAAATAAATACaccgaaaaataataacttaagtTTATACGACTCGGGAATTCACGTTGAAGACTCATTCAGTTCAATAAACACATTAAGTCAAGTATCATTAAAAGAATCAGTCGTTATTTGCAGTCCGCGCAAAGTAAGTGAAAGCTTAGATATACCAATGAAGAAATCAGATTCTATGTCAATGTCAATGTCAATGAGATCAAGAAAATCGTCGGGTAATAGCTTACCTTGGTATGAAGACGTCGAGGATTTGCCTGAAATGAAGGGAATAGTATTGGGCAGTAATccaaaatcatcaaattttgaCTTGATGATTCGTAAAAAACCTCCAGTTATTCTTGAAAATATCGAGGACAACAATAACACAAGCTCTGAAGTAATTTCAGAGCAAGTTATTGTCAGTAAAGTAACATCAGTTGTTGAGCAGGAACAAGTTGAGAATAAGATCTTAGAGAAAGAGGGTAAAATTGAAGTAGAAGTTGAAGAATTAGAGCAAACCGTTGTTGCAACTCCTCAAATGAGATCACGTTCAATTAGCATTGAAACTTGTGATAAAACAAACGACACTGTTTCCACAACTGATGAGGGTAAAACAGGGCAAGCTTTATCTGAAAGAGATTCGGCAAATCATAGTCCTGTTTCTGGTGTATTGGACGGCAGTGTAAATGATGATATCAGAAGTGAAGGCAGTACAGACAGTGGaaaag gTGGAAGTATTAATGGAAAAGTATCAAAAACTaatgacaaaatattttatgaatttataatcCCTGAAAAATACGTTGGAAAACTTATCGGAAGACAGggatattcaataaaaaatctcAATGACCAGGCAAATGTTAACATTGCCATTGATTTTCATCCAACAGAAGAAGACATGAGATTATGTATAATTGAAGGACTATCAGAAAATATTACGAGAGCATTAGACTTAATTAGACAAAAGTTTCCTAAAAAAACCTACTCAGACTTATCATTTGAACAAGTTAACATAACGACATCACCCGAAGAAATAACATGGGTGCCAGAATTAATGCAACTCCAGTTAGTTGAGGGTCTCAATAATGATGTATTGGTGTGTCATATTTTACAACCAAATCGTTTATTCATACAATTACCCACACATCCTACGTATCCCACATTGAGGCTATTAGATTATAACATGACACAATTCTATAGCACTGTCGAATCACCTCATGTGCCAGACCAACTTACCC GCGGTATGATTGTCGTTGCCCACTGGTACGAAAAATGGGTTAGAGCTTTTGTTGAAGAACCAGATGCAGAAGGTTTAAAACATGTAGTGCGCTTAGTTGACCATGGCGGTTTCTGGGAATTTAGCAGTTCTGAAATGCGTCAAATAACATCGGAATTTCTGACACTGCCTTTCCAAACTTTAGAAGTTAATATAGCTCATGTAAAACCTGTAGCcg GCGAATGGTCGAAAGATGCGTATGACGTAGTAGCTCATCTTTGTAGTAATTGTATTAGTCAAGCACAGATCGAAGGATATCTTGATACAGAAGTTTTCATCAGTTTATATATCACATTACCTAAATATGGG GTGATATCCCTTGCTGATGAATTAATAGCACGTGGATACGCGGAGTCTGTAAGTTTTGAAGATTTAGTAACAGAGCAATGA
- the LOC130667903 gene encoding tektin-4-like, with protein sequence MLNRQYLDLRCSSNDPGRVRDERSRIDERPTAENLTHSPKIEPCGMENFNYKPEKGDCPTVNALRERIAEDGKPPAYFPQPDDNIPAIDEGPMGPVGPWATGRPVFSPGSGMTGLRPVVDRYSMTRYTPAQWRSHNQTFFDQSSRMINNARTLAKDVREHNKIIYRETDKNQLENRDRLSGRAGEIHHWKTELERALIELTDEIELLETEHRRVKQSLSVLTIPESIAGEFLQIRSTRMEPDLVRDKVEDELVKEIALCAVVRDVLNKTRESIEDELLELKAVKTRLEFDLTDKVDAYANDSTCVGFTNDSPLIMMKPGATRVPPEQSSPEGYDNFTKENLITCENIRQKSISLRATLNDTYLRVVRDLRQQATQVDLALTDNVNVTEQVCQALEKELVNCLNQLSDTEKLIEELRGADRGLKDAMEVAQTRLSVRLERRNVENCRDIPQYGLIEEVKTIGENLTSMADQLRQAEEIQAGLVKSRGDLEREIMVKRKTLYIDRDRGQLLRSFYPSAEALSGHV encoded by the exons ATGCTGAACCGTCAGTATCTGGACTTGAGATGCAGCTCAAATGACCCAGGGAGGGTCCGTGATGAACGATCTCGTATTGACGAACGTCCGACGGCTGAAAATTTAACCCATAGTCCGAAAATAGAACCTTGTGGCATGGAAAACTTTAATTACAAGCCG gaaaaaggAGATTGTCCAACAGTTAATGCATTAAGAGAACGTATAGCAGAGGATGGAAAACCTCCGGCATATTTTCCTCAACCCGACGACAATATTCCAGCAATCGATGAAGGGCCGATGGGTCCAGTGGGTCCTTGGGCAACTGGTCGGCCTGTTTTTTCTCCCGGGTCTGGAATGACCGGCTTGAGGCCGGTTGTTGATCGTTACTCTATGACTCGGTACACTCCCGCTCAGTGGCGAAGTCataatcaaactttttttgaccAATCAAGTCGAATGATTAATAACGCCAg gaCATTGGCGAAGGATGTACGAGAacacaacaaaataatttatagagaAACAGACAAAAATCAGCTGGAGAATAGAGACAGATTGAGTGGACGTGCTGGAGAAATTCATCACTGGAAAACGGAACTCGAGCGTGCACTTATTGAACTCACTGATGAAATTGAATTACTTGAAACTGAGCATCGACGTGTTAAGCAATCGCTCTCGGTGTTGACTATTCCTGAGTCAATTGCTGGTGAATTTTTGCAAATACGGTCAACAAGAATGGAGCCTGATCTTGTACGTGATAAAGTTGAAGATGAACTTGTAAAG GAGATAGCATTGTGCGCTGTCGTAAGAGATGTACTCAATAAAACCCGCGAATCAATAGAAGATGAATTATTGGAATTAAAAGCTGTTAAAACACGCCTTGAATTTGATTTAACCGATAAAGTTGATGCTTATGCTAATGATTCAACGTGTGTTGGATTTACTAATGATTCTCCGTTAATTATGATGAAGCCTGGAGCTACGAGAGTTCCACCTGA ACAATCATCGCCAGAAGGATATGATAATTTTACGAAAGAAAATTTGATAACTTGTGAAAATATTCGACAAAAATCAATATCTCTGAGGGCAACTTTAAATGATACTTATTTACGGGTTGTCAGGGATTTGCGACAACAAGCGACTCAAGTTGACTTGGCACTGACGGATAATGTCAATGTCACTGAACAAGTTTGCCAGGCGTTggaaaaagaattagttaat tgtctgAATCAATTATCAGATaccgaaaaattaattgaagaatTGCGAGGAGCAGATAGAGGTTTGAAAGATGCTATGGAAGTGGCACAAACACGATTGAGTGTTCGGCTCGAACGTAGAAATGTTGAAAATTGCCGTGACATTCCACAATAtgg ATTAATTGAAGAAGTGAAAACTATTGGAGAAAATTTAACGTCAATGGCAGATCAATTGCGACAAGCGGAGGAAATACAGGCGGGTCTAGTAAAATCCCGCGGTGACTTGGAACGTGAAATAATGGTAAAGAGAAAAACTCTTTACATAGATAGAGATCGTGGACAATTGTTACGTTCATTCTACCCCTCAGCAGAAGCATTGTCTGGCCACGTATAA
- the LOC130667760 gene encoding KH domain-containing protein akap-1 isoform X1, with translation MSVKNLQLMKWSFPALALIIGFFWYKRRGVDRVDPGGISKSDKKSLTTTTTTSTAKESNGEINTPKNNNLSLYDSGIHVEDSFSSINTLSQVSLKESVVICSPRKVSESLDIPMKKSDSMSMSMSMRSRKSSGNSLPWYEDVEDLPEMKGIVLGSNPKSSNFDLMIRKKPPVILENIEDNNNTSSEVISEQVIVSKVTSVVEQEQVENKILEKEGKIEVEVEELEQTVVATPQMRSRSISIETCDKTNDTVSTTDEGKTGQALSERDSANHSPVSGVLDGSVNDDIRSEGSTDSGKGGSINGKVSKTNDKIFYEFIIPEKYVGKLIGRQGYSIKNLNDQANVNIAIDFHPTEEDMRLCIIEGLSENITRALDLIRQKFPKKTYSDLSFEQVNITTSPEEITWVPELMQLQLVEGLNNDVLVCHILQPNRLFIQLPTHPTYPTLRLLDYNMTQFYSTVESPHVPDQLTRGMIVVAHWYEKWVRAFVEEPDAEGLKHVVRLVDHGGFWEFSSSEMRQITSEFLTLPFQTLEVNIAHVKPVAGEWSKDAYDVVAHLCSNCISQAQIEGYLDTEVFISLYITLPKYGVISLADELIARGYAESVSFEDLVTEQ, from the exons ATGTCTGTCAAAAATTTGCAATTAATGAAGTGGAGTTTTCCAGCACTCGCTCTTATCATTGGGTTTTTTTGGTACAAACGTCGAGGAGTAGATCGAGTTGACCCCGGTGGGATATCCAAGTCggataaaaaatcattaacaacaacaacaacaacatcaaCAGCTAAAGAATCAAACGGTGAAATAAATACaccgaaaaataataacttaagtTTATACGACTCGGGAATTCACGTTGAAGACTCATTCAGTTCAATAAACACATTAAGTCAAGTATCATTAAAAGAATCAGTCGTTATTTGCAGTCCGCGCAAAGTAAGTGAAAGCTTAGATATACCAATGAAGAAATCAGATTCTATGTCAATGTCAATGTCAATGAGATCAAGAAAATCGTCGGGTAATAGCTTACCTTGGTATGAAGACGTCGAGGATTTGCCTGAAATGAAGGGAATAGTATTGGGCAGTAATccaaaatcatcaaattttgaCTTGATGATTCGTAAAAAACCTCCAGTTATTCTTGAAAATATCGAGGACAACAATAACACAAGCTCTGAAGTAATTTCAGAGCAAGTTATTGTCAGTAAAGTAACATCAGTTGTTGAGCAGGAACAAGTTGAGAATAAGATCTTAGAGAAAGAGGGTAAAATTGAAGTAGAAGTTGAAGAATTAGAGCAAACCGTTGTTGCAACTCCTCAAATGAGATCACGTTCAATTAGCATTGAAACTTGTGATAAAACAAACGACACTGTTTCCACAACTGATGAGGGTAAAACAGGGCAAGCTTTATCTGAAAGAGATTCGGCAAATCATAGTCCTGTTTCTGGTGTATTGGACGGCAGTGTAAATGATGATATCAGAAGTGAAGGCAGTACAGACAGTGGaaaag gTGGAAGTATTAATGGAAAAGTATCAAAAACTaatgacaaaatattttatgaatttataatcCCTGAAAAATACGTTGGAAAACTTATCGGAAGACAGggatattcaataaaaaatctcAATGACCAGGCAAATGTTAACATTGCCATTGATTTTCATCCAACAGAAGAAGACATGAGATTATGTATAATTGAAGGACTATCAGAAAATATTACGAGAGCATTAGACTTAATTAGACAAAAGTTTCCTAAAAAAACCTACTCAGACTTATCATTTGAACAAGTTAACATAACGACATCACCCGAAGAAATAACATGGGTGCCAGAATTAATGCAACTCCAGTTAGTTGAGGGTCTCAATAATGATGTATTGGTGTGTCATATTTTACAACCAAATCGTTTATTCATACAATTACCCACACATCCTACGTATCCCACATTGAGGCTATTAGATTATAACATGACACAATTCTATAGCACTGTCGAATCACCTCATGTGCCAGACCAACTTACCC GCGGTATGATTGTCGTTGCCCACTGGTACGAAAAATGGGTTAGAGCTTTTGTTGAAGAACCAGATGCAGAAGGTTTAAAACATGTAGTGCGCTTAGTTGACCATGGCGGTTTCTGGGAATTTAGCAGTTCTGAAATGCGTCAAATAACATCGGAATTTCTGACACTGCCTTTCCAAACTTTAGAAGTTAATATAGCTCATGTAAAACCTGTAGCcg GCGAATGGTCGAAAGATGCGTATGACGTAGTAGCTCATCTTTGTAGTAATTGTATTAGTCAAGCACAGATCGAAGGATATCTTGATACAGAAGTTTTCATCAGTTTATATATCACATTACCTAAATATGGG GTGATATCCCTTGCTGATGAATTAATAGCACGTGGATACGCGGAGTCTGTAAGTTTTGAAGATTTAGTAACAGAGCAATGA
- the LOC130667762 gene encoding tektin-4-like: MSSSKTRCETPKKFYAQDYLDTNQVHFGDQESLVNNEIKLSTREQNLYYPPKNPEEGLPEPQESEENEKEEESYRESILTSVGCSSSLPLDKWTNLAQQTRTRPSVDKFTVSRFSPAEWYLHNEAVSRDADGSINDIKNIAFTSHQTENEIYNRVDENDVDNKYYLTVNARNLFNSKRELERINKDVTDELESTKNLIQQLMKSNRAVQSIINIDQDLKRVRNTRLEEDLVHDSVTEEILKEEALCTETIKLIKKFIEDVKNKVNELKDAKQRLEYHWSNKKDAYEIDTACIGLNNNSETIQWKPGCAQLPAGQCTPVGHEQLTKESIAYTQISINRSRILKLNIKDHIDKFVKFLLLQACQVDVALANKFNETDQTCRRLERALLEVIY; this comes from the exons atgtctaGTAGCAAAACAAGATGCGAAacaccgaaaaaattttatgcacaAGATTATCTTGATACAAATCAAGTTCATTTTGGTGATCAAGAATCTTTAGtgaataatgaaataaaattgagcACGAGAGAACAAAATTTGTATTATCCTCCGAAAAATCCTGaagag gGATTACCAGAACCGCAAGAATcagaagaaaatgaaaaagaagaagaatcGTATAGAGAATCAATTTTGACATCAGTTGGTTGTTCATCAAGTTTGCCACTCGATAAATGGACAAATCTTGCTCAGCAAACGAGAACTAGACCATCAGTGGATAAATTTACCGTCTCACGATTTAGTCCCGCCGAGTGGTATTTACACAATGAAGCTGTATCACGAGACGCTGATGGATCGATTAATGATatcaa aaatataGCTTTTACATCACATCAAACGGAGAACGAAATTTACAATCGCGTTGACGAAAACGATGtggataataaatattatttaacagtTAACGCGcggaatttattcaattcgAAACGCGAATTAGAGCGCATTAACAAAGACGTGACGGATGAATTAGAgagtacaaaaaatttaatacaacaATTAATGAAGAGCAATCGTGCAGTAcaatcaattataaatatcGACCAGGATTTAAAGCGTGTGAGAAATACGAGATTAGAAGAAGATCTTGTTCATGATTCAGTTACTGAAGAAATACTTAAa gaAGAAGCACTTTGTacagaaacaataaaattaataaaaaaatttattgaggaTGTAAAGAATAAAGTAAATGAACTGAAGGATGCAAAACAACGACTAGAATATCATTGGTCAAATAAAAAGGACGCATATGAAATTGATACAGCTTGCATCGGTTTAAACAATAATTCTGAAACAATCCAATGGAAACCAGGATGTGCTCAATTGCCAGCTgg aCAATGTACACCAGTAGGACATGAACAATTAACCAAAGAATCAATAGCTTACACTCAAATATCAATCAATAGATCTAgaatacttaaattaaatatcaaagatcatattgataaatttgttaaatttttactactcCAAGCTTGTCAAGTAGACGTTGCTTTAgctaataaatttaacgaaACTGATCAAACTTGTAGAAGACTTGAACGTGCTTTACTTGAggtaatttattga